Proteins encoded by one window of Rhodamnia argentea isolate NSW1041297 chromosome 6, ASM2092103v1, whole genome shotgun sequence:
- the LOC115748373 gene encoding pentatricopeptide repeat-containing protein At3g02650, mitochondrial, with translation MWRSGLRFSLRRLRRSLHSPGISPAIPSEAPASTPTRLCSLVFPKAPLSWNTRSISHQSLDSGGASGFDDEAPIFDADADGPVMGDFAGDGEEGVVGDGGAEEVDEIIDPEQLESVLSLLQSTADGSLESTLDGMRLTLHPRFVIRVLETPLLVGDNVLRFFRWASSKHSDLEVTTPVLQALVRCICGGGEFRRRDVYALWDLIKEFGEKGNGVLDVAVLNPLIASLSRLGKGKAALEVLDRFDEFGCVPDDMSYYFAIEALYRRSMYDLASSVCERMLNAGCLPDGHKVGKIISWLCKGKKAKSAYSVYSAAKDSNSPPQSSINFLIASLCREDQTVKLAWELLGHLKGEARKYAIKPFSAVVCGLCRSRDLNGAHELLNKMIAEGPAPGNAVFNYVINGCSKAKEMGLARELVKLMEARGLKPDVYTYTVIISGYANSGEMDQAKEVLLEAKRKHSKLTPVTYHTLIRGYCKLEEFDKALELLSEMKDCGVQPNADEYEKLIQSLCLKALDWEKAEKLLEEMKERGLYLNGITRGLIKATKELESEAADNRELRAVA, from the coding sequence atgtggaGATCAGGGCTGAGGTTCTCTCTCCGCCGGTTGCGGCGGAGCTTGCATTCGCCCGGAATCTCTCCGGCGATTCCGTCTGAAGCCCCTGCTTCGACACCCACCCGTCTGTGCTCCCTCGTCTTCCCCAAAGCTCCGTTGAGTTGGAATACCAGATCCATCTCCCACCAGTCCCTCGATTCCGGCGGGGCGAGCGGGTTCGATGACGAGGCGCCGATTTTCGACGCGGATGCCGACGGCCCCGTGATGGGCGATTTCGCAGGTGACGGAGAAGAAGGTGTGGTCGGCGACGGAGGCGCGGAGGAGGTCGATGAGATCATCGACCCTGAGCAGTTGGAGAGCGTGTTGTCTCTCTTGCAGAGCACTGCCGACGGCTCCTTGGAGTCGACCCTCGACGGGATGCGCTTGACCCTGCATCCACGGTTTGTCATTAGGGTGCTCGAGACCCCGCTCCTCGTGGGCGACAATGTGCTTCGTTTCTTCAGATGGGCTTCTTCCAAGCATTCCGATCTCGAGGTGACCACCCCTGTACTCCAAGCTCTTGTTCGTTGCATttgtggtggtggtgagttTAGGAGGAGAGATGTGTATGCGTTGTGGGATTTGATCAAGGAGTTTGGGGAAAAGGGGAACGGCGTGTTGGACGTGGCTGTTCTCAATCCTTTGATAGCTTCGCTTTCGAGGTTGGGTAAAGGGAAGGCTGCGCTCGAGGTGCTCGACAGGTTTGATGAATTTGGATGTGTTCCTGACGACATGTCTTATTATTTTGCTATAGAAGCGCTTTATAGGCGCTCGATGTATGACCTCGCTTCGTCTGTGTGCGAGAGGATGCTTAATGCAGGATGCCTGCCCGATGGCCATAAAGTTGGGAAAATCATATCTTGGCTTTGCAAGGGGAAGAAAGCCAAATCTGCCTACTCAGTTTATTCAGCCGCAAAGGACAGCAACTCCCCCCCTCAATCCTCTATAAACTTTTTGATTGCCTCGTTGTGTCGAGAGGATCAGACAGTGAAATTAGCTTGGGAGTTGCTGGGTCACCTCAAAGGGGAGGCACGGAAATATGCTATTAAGCCATTTTCTGCTGTTGTTTGCGGTCTTTGCAGGAGTCGAGATCTTAATGGGGCACACGAATTACTCAATAAGATGATTGCGGAAGGACCAGCTCCAGGAAATGCAGTTTTTAACTATGTGATCAATGGTTGTTCAAAGGCCAAGGAGATGGGATTAGCTAGGGAGTTGGTGAAATTGATGGAAGCTCGGGGATTGAAACCGGATGTGTATACTTATACTGTCATCATTAGTGGTTACGCAAACAGTGGTGAGATGGATCAGGCCAAGGAAGTCCTATTAGAGGCCAAAAGGAAGCACTCTAAGCTGACACCAGTGACTTACCATACGCTTATCCGTGGCTATTGCAAACTTGAAGAATTCGATAAGGCCTTGGAGTTACTTAGTGAGATGAAGGATTGTGGAGTGCAGCCTAATGCTGATGAGTACGAAAAACTAATTCAGTCGCTTTGCTTGAAGGCCTtggattgggagaaggcagagAAATTGTTGGaagaaatgaaagagagaggatTATATCTTAATGGAATCACGCGGGGGCTCATAAAAGCTACCAAAGAATTGGAAAGTGAAGCGGCAGACAATAGAGAACTAAGAGCTGTAGCTTAA